The Tripterygium wilfordii isolate XIE 37 chromosome 5, ASM1340144v1, whole genome shotgun sequence genome window below encodes:
- the LOC119998604 gene encoding uncharacterized protein LOC119998604, whose product MDGVRGTGFGLLSLIGTLGGIGGGVLATLMAGQHCWGIPGWRCAFILMAALSALIGFLVLIFVTDPKKAISVSHASGEDSDSYFILLLSSKYAFFPPRHAASLDVCGFRDLLIEKSKASASSIWLESWTTTKAVIKVKTYKGRIMCAQFSAFMGIPFSWFLLRVIPQSVSSYYTFATTVFLWA is encoded by the exons ATGGATGGTGTGAGGGGCACCGGATTTGGACTGCTAAGCCTGATTGGTACCTTGGGTGGCATAGGAGGTGGTGTTCTGGCAACATTAATGGCGGGCCAGCATTGTTGGGGCATACCAGGATGGCGTTGTGCCTTCATCTTGATGGCAGCATTGAGTGCACTAATTGGGTTTCTTGTTCTGATATTCGTCACAGACCCAAAGAAAGCAATCAGTGTCAGCCATGCTTCTGGTGAGGACTCTGATAG TTATTTTATCTTGTTGCTTTCT tCCAAATACGCGTTCTTCCCACCACGCCACGCTGCATCACTGGATGTTTGTGGCTTCAGGGATTTGTTGATTGAGAAAAGCAAAGCTAGTGCATCATCCATCTGGTTGGAGTCCTGGACGACTACAAAGGCTGTTATAAAAGTGAAAACATACAAAGGCCGGATCATGTGTGCGCAGTTCAGTGCTTTCATGGGCATCCCATTCTCATGGTTTCTTCTAAGAGTGATCCCGCAGTCAGTAAGCAGCTACTATACATTTGCCACAACTGTATTTTTATGGGCCTGA
- the LOC119999017 gene encoding high mobility group B protein 1-like, whose product MKVAKGKGAARTPKEALKPVDDRKVGKRKAADKSSKGQTGKDKRAKKDPNKPKRPASAFFVFLEEFRTTFKKENPNVKAVSAVGKAGGQKWKSMTKAEKAPYEAKAAKRKVDYEKLMNAYNNQDDGDEESDKSKSEVNDEDEASAEEEKQQQEDDEEDDEEQEEEEDDDSDY is encoded by the exons ATGAAGGTTGCGAAAGGAAAGGGGGCAGCAAGGACCCCCAAGGAAGCTTTGAAACCTGTAGATGATCG AAAGGTTGGAAAGAGAAAGGCAGCTGATAAGAGCAGCAAAGGTCAAACTGGAAAGGACAAACGGGCCAAGAAAGACCCTAACAAACCAAAGAGGCCTGCTAGTGCATTCTTTGTTTTCCT TGAGGAATTTAGAACCACTTTCaagaaagaaaatccaaatgTGAAGGCTGTCTCAGCG GTTGGAAAAGCAGGAGGACAAAAGTGGAAGTCCATGACTAAGGCT GAAAAAGCTCCATATGAAGCCAAAGCCGCAAAAAGGAAGGTGGATTATGAAAAGCTTATGAACGCGTATAACAACCAG GATGATGGTGATGAAGAGTCAGATAAGTCAAAATCTGAAGTAAACGACGAGGATGAGGCCAGTGCTGAG GAAGAAAAACAGCAGCAGGAGGATGACGAGGAAGATGATGAGGagcaggaagaagaagaagatgacgaCTCCGACTACTAA